In Gemmatimonadota bacterium, a single window of DNA contains:
- a CDS encoding ISL3 family transposase → MQLKTILNRIHKHRSFVYEAERLYEECGRLRIDVDIRPRANGRPKCSRCGRRRPGYDTLSPRRFEFIPILGIAVYFVYTMRRVDCPNCGIVVEEVPWGSGKHQATTTYAWFLAGWAKRMSWSAVAEAFQTSWDRVFRSVEMAVTWGLEHRDLEGVQAIGVDEVLWHKGYKFLTLVYQIDQGARRLLWVGQGRKAKTLLKFFRAFGRERSASLRFVSSDMWKPYLKVIAKKASGAIHVLDRFHIMAHMNKAINEVRAQEVKRLQADGYVPVLKGMRYCLLKRPENLTESQEVKLAELLKYNLKAVRAYLLKEDFQFFWDYVSPAWAGKFLDRWCTRSMRSRLVPMKRVARMLRRHRELLLNWFRARGTISAAAVEGLNNKLKLTTRKSYGFRTFRAFEIALYHTLGDLPEPRATHRFY, encoded by the coding sequence ATGCAGCTGAAAACTATCCTCAATCGGATCCACAAGCACAGGTCGTTCGTGTACGAAGCGGAACGGCTCTACGAAGAGTGTGGACGGCTCAGGATCGATGTGGACATTCGGCCTCGAGCCAACGGCCGCCCGAAGTGCTCGAGATGTGGCCGCCGGCGACCGGGCTACGACACGCTGAGTCCGCGTCGCTTCGAGTTCATTCCGATTCTCGGGATCGCGGTGTATTTCGTGTACACGATGCGCCGGGTCGATTGCCCGAACTGCGGCATCGTCGTCGAGGAGGTGCCGTGGGGGAGCGGCAAGCATCAGGCGACGACGACGTACGCGTGGTTCCTCGCCGGCTGGGCGAAGAGGATGAGCTGGTCGGCGGTGGCCGAGGCGTTCCAGACCTCGTGGGACCGGGTGTTTCGCTCGGTCGAGATGGCGGTGACGTGGGGTCTGGAGCATCGCGACCTCGAAGGTGTGCAGGCGATCGGAGTCGACGAAGTGTTGTGGCACAAGGGCTACAAGTTCCTCACCCTCGTCTACCAGATCGACCAAGGCGCTCGGCGCCTGCTCTGGGTGGGTCAGGGCCGCAAGGCGAAAACGCTGCTCAAGTTCTTCCGAGCCTTCGGGCGCGAGCGTAGCGCCAGTCTCCGCTTCGTCAGCAGCGACATGTGGAAACCGTACCTCAAGGTGATCGCCAAGAAGGCGTCCGGCGCCATCCATGTGCTCGACCGCTTCCACATCATGGCCCACATGAACAAGGCCATCAACGAGGTCCGCGCCCAGGAGGTAAAGCGCCTCCAGGCCGACGGCTATGTGCCCGTCCTCAAGGGCATGCGCTACTGCTTGCTGAAGCGCCCGGAAAACCTCACCGAAAGCCAGGAAGTGAAGCTCGCTGAGCTGCTGAAGTACAACCTCAAGGCCGTGCGGGCGTACCTCCTGAAGGAAGACTTCCAGTTCTTCTGGGACTACGTCTCCCCGGCCTGGGCAGGCAAGTTCCTCGATCGCTGGTGTACGCGCTCCATGCGCTCGAGGCTCGTTCCGATGAAGCGCGTCGCCCGCATGCTACGTCGTCACCGCGAGCTCCTGCTCAACTGGTTCCGCGCCCGCGGCACGATCTCAGCAGCCGCTGTGGAGGGCCTAAATAACAAGCTGAAACTGACCACCAGAAAATCGTACGGCTTTCGGACCTTCCGAGCGTTCGAAATCGCTCTCTATCATACCCTTGGCGATCTACCCGAACCCAGAGCCACCCACAGATTCTACTGA
- a CDS encoding cytochrome c, whose protein sequence is MRRLMIEWKSVVGTALAAFAAVAFTVPVPVTAQESPSGEVTFTKDIAPILQRSCQQCHRPDGVAPMPLVEYEDVQPYAMRMMRRTGIRDRQGTMPPWYIEKDIGIQHYKDDPSLSDEEVAAIAMWARNGTPEGDPADMPPPLVFEDAVGWRLGEPDLIVSTPEMLVKSDAPDWWGGIDGIPITGLTEDRYVASVEVREINDVRESGGRDRETVGGLYVFHHLLYSTRAPGERGTTWPVHEVGRNPDIFDVESGRLLRAGSTLESSSIHLHSNGSDTRAHLEIGFKFHPKGYEPKYRQAGYIVANGADIDIRPEEKDQELHAYTVLQQHTKIVTFEPHLHAPGDRMCLEAIWGFNVETLVCTGYDHNWVRGYAFADDYQPLLPKGTILHIIGYMDNTAENRNIPDPRNWQGSGNRSVANMFIDLGMKLALTDEQFVEEMTERRKNLGLGVNDHVVGCPLCMVIPGN, encoded by the coding sequence ATGCGGCGTCTAATGATCGAGTGGAAATCCGTCGTCGGGACCGCGCTGGCCGCGTTCGCGGCTGTCGCCTTTACCGTGCCCGTCCCCGTCACCGCCCAAGAAAGTCCCTCCGGTGAGGTGACCTTTACCAAGGACATCGCGCCGATTCTCCAGCGGAGTTGTCAGCAGTGCCATCGGCCGGACGGCGTGGCGCCGATGCCGCTCGTTGAGTACGAAGACGTGCAGCCCTACGCGATGAGGATGATGCGCCGCACCGGTATTCGGGACCGCCAGGGGACGATGCCGCCGTGGTACATCGAGAAGGACATCGGCATTCAGCACTACAAGGACGATCCGTCGCTGAGCGACGAAGAGGTCGCAGCCATAGCCATGTGGGCGCGCAACGGCACGCCGGAGGGTGATCCGGCGGATATGCCACCGCCCTTGGTTTTCGAGGACGCGGTCGGTTGGAGGCTGGGAGAACCGGACCTGATCGTGTCGACGCCAGAGATGTTGGTGAAGAGTGACGCTCCCGACTGGTGGGGCGGTATCGACGGCATACCGATAACCGGCCTCACGGAAGACAGATACGTGGCCTCCGTCGAGGTCAGAGAGATCAACGATGTCCGCGAGAGTGGGGGACGCGACCGGGAGACGGTCGGCGGACTGTACGTCTTCCACCACTTGCTCTATAGCACGCGAGCCCCCGGCGAAAGAGGCACCACCTGGCCCGTTCACGAAGTCGGTCGCAACCCGGACATCTTCGATGTCGAGTCGGGCCGGCTCCTGAGGGCGGGGTCGACCCTCGAGTCCAGCTCGATCCATCTGCACTCGAACGGTTCAGATACCCGAGCTCATCTCGAGATCGGGTTCAAGTTCCATCCCAAGGGCTACGAGCCGAAGTACAGGCAGGCGGGCTACATCGTAGCCAACGGCGCCGACATCGATATCAGGCCCGAAGAAAAGGATCAGGAGCTCCACGCGTACACTGTGCTGCAACAGCACACGAAGATCGTGACCTTCGAGCCGCACCTGCACGCACCCGGGGACCGGATGTGCCTGGAGGCGATCTGGGGCTTCAACGTCGAGACGCTCGTCTGCACCGGATACGACCACAACTGGGTCCGAGGCTACGCGTTCGCCGACGACTACCAGCCGTTGCTGCCGAAGGGGACGATCCTGCACATCATCGGCTACATGGACAACACGGCAGAGAACCGCAACATCCCCGATCCGAGGAACTGGCAGGGGTCCGGCAATCGCTCCGTGGCCAACATGTTCATCGACCTCGGCATGAAGCTCGCGCTGACCGACGAGCAGTTCGTGGAAGAGATGACCGAGCGGCGGAAGAACCTCGGGCTCGGCGTCAACGATCACGTGGTCGGGTGTCCGCTGTGCATGGTGATACCGGGGAACTAG
- a CDS encoding aconitate hydratase gives MDGSGHIRPAGHVCAPRPRGRRRPLSRHGRDDHRDAGDVTTHRGRADPFGALTTVDLPEGPTSFYRLSKLEEDGVIDSLDRLPFSIRVLLENALRHAGGGYVSQEHVKAVTEWSPRSAGADLPFMPTRVILQDFTGVPAVVDLAAMRDGLKALGGDPQRINPVVPADLVIDHSVQVDYFGFHDAFRLNVEREFERNRERYALLRWAGEAFDNFSVVPPGTGIVHQVNLEYLASVIHRREHDGTWLAYPDTLVGTDSHTTMINGLGVVGWGVGGIEAEAVVLGQPYYMLLPEVVGMKLTGTLPEGATATDLVLRVTEMLREHGCVGRFVEYYGAGLSNLALPDKATLANMSPEYGATIGFFPVDDSTLTYLRGTGRSEEMAARVERISKELGLFRTDETPDPEFTSSIELDLSTVEPSLAGPKRPQDRIRMADMRAAFERDLPALLPVGFELPDATAVGEEADGHAGESWTDEGGAEPSVAVARGGAPSRTCTIEADGESYEIGDGTIVIASITSCTNTSNPSVMVGAGLLAKRAVEKGLDVKPWVKTAMAPGSGVVTDYLTEAGLLPYLERLRFHVVGYGCMTCIGNSGPLAEKIHQAIEENGLVVASVLSGNRNFEARIHPLVRANYLMSPVLVVAYAIAGRIDIDLYNEPLGHGSDGAPVFLADIWPPAQEVADTVASALEPEMFTKRYEVVNTGDENWQALPLPEESSLYEWDSSSTYIQQPPFFEGMTLDVPPVGDILGARVMIMLGQSVTTDHISPAGAIPKAEPSGVYLRENGVEVKDFNTFGSRRGNHQVMIRGTFGNVRIKNLLLDGREGGYTIHFPTGEEMTIYEASVRYQEAGTPLVVLAGQEYGTGSSRDWAAKGTILLGVRAVIAESFERIHRSNLVGMGVLPLEYPDGATAETLGLDGRETFDITGIADGLEPGCTVDVRAMAEDGTTTEFQAKVRLDSHVDVEYYMNGGILQTVLRKMARGEM, from the coding sequence ATGGACGGTTCAGGTCACATTCGACCGGCCGGGCACGTATGTGCTCCGCGGCCGCGCGGACGACGGCGGCCTCTATCACGACACGGACGTGACGATCATCGTGACGCCGGTGACGTGACGACGCACCGGGGTAGGGCAGACCCCTTCGGCGCGCTGACCACAGTCGACCTTCCCGAAGGCCCGACTTCCTTTTATCGCCTGTCCAAGCTCGAGGAAGACGGTGTGATCGACTCGCTCGACCGCCTTCCTTTCTCGATCCGGGTTCTGTTGGAAAACGCCCTCCGGCACGCCGGCGGCGGCTATGTGTCTCAAGAGCATGTAAAGGCCGTCACCGAGTGGAGTCCGCGCAGCGCGGGTGCCGACCTCCCCTTCATGCCGACGCGCGTGATCCTCCAGGACTTCACGGGCGTACCGGCCGTCGTCGACCTGGCCGCAATGCGCGACGGACTCAAGGCGCTCGGTGGCGACCCGCAGCGCATCAATCCGGTGGTCCCCGCGGATCTGGTCATCGACCACTCGGTGCAGGTCGACTACTTCGGCTTCCATGATGCGTTTCGGCTGAACGTCGAACGCGAGTTCGAGCGCAACCGCGAGCGCTACGCGCTGCTCCGGTGGGCCGGTGAGGCGTTCGACAACTTCTCAGTAGTGCCGCCGGGCACTGGGATCGTCCACCAGGTCAACCTGGAGTACCTCGCTTCGGTGATCCACCGCCGCGAGCACGACGGCACCTGGCTCGCGTATCCCGATACGTTGGTCGGGACCGACTCGCACACGACCATGATCAACGGGTTGGGTGTGGTGGGCTGGGGCGTGGGCGGCATCGAGGCCGAGGCTGTGGTGCTCGGCCAGCCGTACTACATGCTTCTGCCCGAGGTCGTCGGCATGAAGCTCACGGGCACTCTGCCCGAGGGCGCGACCGCGACCGATCTGGTGCTTCGCGTCACCGAAATGCTGCGTGAGCACGGCTGCGTCGGTCGCTTCGTCGAATACTACGGCGCGGGCCTGAGCAACCTCGCTCTGCCCGACAAGGCGACGCTCGCGAATATGTCGCCCGAATACGGCGCGACGATCGGCTTCTTCCCTGTAGACGACTCGACGCTCACATATCTACGCGGCACCGGTCGGTCGGAAGAGATGGCGGCGCGCGTCGAGCGGATCAGCAAGGAGCTCGGACTCTTCCGTACCGACGAGACACCGGACCCTGAGTTTACGTCGTCGATCGAGTTGGACCTGTCGACCGTGGAGCCCAGCTTGGCGGGGCCGAAGCGCCCGCAGGACCGGATCCGCATGGCTGACATGCGCGCGGCATTCGAGCGTGATCTGCCGGCACTCCTACCTGTAGGCTTCGAGCTTCCGGATGCTACTGCGGTCGGCGAAGAGGCTGACGGGCATGCCGGCGAGAGTTGGACGGACGAAGGTGGGGCCGAGCCGTCCGTGGCGGTCGCCCGAGGCGGTGCGCCGAGCCGTACCTGCACCATCGAGGCCGACGGCGAAAGCTACGAGATCGGGGACGGCACGATCGTGATCGCGTCGATCACGAGCTGCACGAACACGTCGAACCCCTCGGTGATGGTCGGCGCGGGCCTGCTCGCGAAGAGGGCGGTTGAGAAGGGCCTGGACGTGAAGCCGTGGGTCAAGACGGCGATGGCCCCCGGAAGCGGCGTCGTGACCGACTATCTCACCGAGGCGGGGCTGCTGCCCTACCTGGAGCGGTTGCGCTTCCACGTCGTCGGCTACGGCTGCATGACGTGTATCGGTAACAGCGGGCCGCTGGCGGAGAAGATCCACCAGGCGATCGAAGAGAACGGCCTGGTGGTAGCCTCAGTGCTCTCGGGCAACCGCAATTTCGAGGCCCGCATCCATCCGCTGGTGCGCGCCAACTACCTCATGTCGCCGGTGTTGGTGGTGGCGTATGCGATCGCGGGACGCATCGACATCGACCTGTACAATGAGCCGCTCGGCCACGGCAGCGACGGGGCGCCGGTCTTCCTGGCCGATATCTGGCCTCCCGCTCAGGAGGTAGCCGACACGGTCGCCAGCGCGCTCGAACCCGAGATGTTTACCAAGCGGTATGAGGTGGTGAACACCGGGGACGAGAACTGGCAAGCGCTCCCCCTCCCTGAGGAGAGCAGCCTCTACGAGTGGGATTCTTCGTCGACGTACATACAACAACCGCCGTTCTTCGAGGGCATGACGCTCGACGTTCCGCCCGTGGGCGACATCCTCGGTGCGCGCGTGATGATCATGCTGGGGCAGTCGGTCACGACGGATCACATCTCGCCTGCGGGCGCCATTCCGAAAGCCGAACCGTCCGGAGTGTACCTGCGCGAAAACGGCGTCGAGGTGAAAGACTTCAACACGTTCGGGTCACGCCGGGGCAACCACCAGGTCATGATCCGCGGCACCTTCGGAAACGTGCGCATCAAGAACCTGCTTCTCGACGGCCGCGAAGGTGGATACACGATCCACTTCCCGACCGGCGAAGAGATGACGATCTACGAGGCCTCCGTGCGTTACCAGGAGGCGGGAACGCCGCTCGTCGTGCTCGCAGGCCAGGAGTACGGCACGGGCAGTTCGCGCGACTGGGCCGCCAAGGGCACCATCCTGCTCGGCGTTCGCGCGGTGATCGCCGAGAGCTTCGAGCGGATCCACCGCAGCAACCTGGTCGGCATGGGCGTGCTCCCGCTCGAGTATCCGGACGGAGCCACCGCGGAGACGCTGGGTCTCGATGGCCGCGAGACATTCGACATCACCGGCATCGCCGATGGCCTCGAGCCCGGATGCACCGTCGACGTGAGGGCGATGGCCGAAGATGGAACGACGACGGAATTCCAGGCGAAGGTCCGACTCGATTCGCACGTCGACGTCGAGTACTACATGAACGGTGGGATCCTGCAGACCGTTCTCCGGAAGATGGCGCGCGGCGAGATGTAG